Proteins co-encoded in one Verrucomicrobiota bacterium genomic window:
- a CDS encoding DUF4340 domain-containing protein, translating to MSPRITIILVLLATALLCYLYFFEKDSAGTQEKKERHERVFPITGSGTISRIDVTNQYGGFSFIREARNAWLIERPVDYPASRLAMDALLSEIDFARRMTTLDKEQLIDYAKALEEYGLSAASYKIKVISNNQFYELSIGKETAREGHFYALVTSKKSEDVIVISKTLLDRVNKDLDQWRSRSIFDINSDFIQALTLKDEGQELTISKIQNNWRVDRPLAIEADDLKVKEYLSALNAAKIESFLSQEKGQAVDAGLTAAKLALQIEDHQGAKQILWIGNSVPEMEELLYAKLEGNDLIFTVHVNFMDMVTGLLDKVRDRRLLPIDDIRNIYQVKMELEGQVAFELKREEESSNWWVENIASTAERSEVIKWLKSLRKIQALEFHEPGLGQGVIAESILTIVSKEEEGWVDSVIEFSVEQNLLVRAWNTSMPYSVSIGSDFMNAYLNKRSWNFLSKGLIDQSENNWQSITWRVRGDVNKLVKIDEFWKSERGEIDNDALQYVLDRLVHLKARSWLGPVDKKLFEDSETIIEIAFKNDEVMVLRIGKTIQNGMVMCSIEGNPFAFAITSGLRSDLEKYPIKQVEYQP from the coding sequence ATGAGTCCAAGAATAACGATCATTTTGGTGCTATTGGCTACTGCTCTACTCTGCTACTTGTATTTTTTCGAAAAAGATAGTGCTGGCACTCAAGAGAAAAAGGAAAGACATGAGCGTGTGTTTCCTATAACTGGCTCAGGAACTATAAGTCGAATAGACGTGACGAATCAATACGGGGGATTCTCTTTCATTCGAGAAGCCAGGAATGCATGGCTAATAGAGAGACCTGTGGATTATCCAGCATCACGACTCGCGATGGATGCGTTATTATCAGAGATTGATTTTGCTCGCAGAATGACGACTTTGGATAAAGAGCAGTTAATAGACTATGCCAAAGCTTTAGAAGAATATGGATTAAGTGCAGCGAGTTATAAAATTAAGGTGATTTCAAATAATCAATTTTATGAATTATCTATTGGTAAGGAAACTGCCAGAGAAGGCCATTTTTATGCTTTGGTAACCTCTAAAAAAAGTGAAGATGTAATCGTTATTAGCAAGACTCTTTTAGACAGGGTAAACAAAGATTTGGATCAGTGGAGAAGCCGAAGTATCTTTGATATTAATAGTGATTTTATTCAAGCACTGACCTTAAAAGATGAAGGCCAAGAATTAACTATCTCAAAAATTCAGAATAATTGGAGGGTGGATAGGCCCCTAGCTATTGAAGCTGATGACCTTAAGGTTAAAGAATATCTAAGTGCTCTAAACGCAGCTAAGATAGAGAGTTTTCTCTCGCAAGAAAAAGGACAGGCTGTAGATGCTGGACTCACTGCAGCAAAATTAGCTCTGCAGATAGAAGATCATCAAGGTGCTAAACAGATTTTATGGATAGGAAATTCTGTTCCTGAAATGGAGGAACTCTTATACGCTAAACTTGAGGGAAATGATCTTATCTTTACGGTTCATGTTAATTTCATGGATATGGTTACTGGACTTTTGGATAAAGTGCGAGATAGAAGGCTTCTGCCAATAGATGATATTAGAAATATCTACCAAGTGAAAATGGAATTAGAAGGACAAGTGGCTTTTGAGCTTAAGCGCGAAGAAGAATCATCTAACTGGTGGGTTGAGAATATAGCGAGCACGGCAGAAAGATCGGAAGTGATAAAATGGCTTAAATCTCTCCGGAAGATCCAAGCACTAGAATTTCATGAGCCCGGTCTAGGACAAGGCGTCATAGCAGAAAGTATTCTAACAATTGTTAGTAAAGAAGAGGAGGGGTGGGTTGATAGTGTGATCGAGTTTAGTGTGGAGCAAAATTTGTTAGTGAGGGCATGGAATACTTCTATGCCATATTCAGTTAGTATTGGGTCAGATTTTATGAATGCTTATTTGAATAAGCGCTCCTGGAATTTTCTAAGCAAAGGATTAATAGATCAAAGTGAAAATAATTGGCAATCTATTACCTGGAGGGTTAGAGGTGATGTAAATAAGCTTGTTAAGATTGATGAATTTTGGAAGAGCGAACGAGGTGAAATTGACAATGATGCTTTGCAATATGTTCTAGATAGGCTTGTTCATTTGAAAGCGAGGAGCTGGTTGGGCCCAGTAGATAAGAAATTATTTGAAGACTCGGAAACTATTATTGAAATAGCTTTTAAAAATGATGAGGTAATGGTCTTACGCATTGGAAAAACAATACAAAACGGAATGGTGATGTGTTCCATCGAAGGCAATCCTTTTGCTTTTGCTATTACAAGTGGGTTGAGAAGCGATCTGGAAAAATATCCGATTAAACAAGTTGAATATCAGCCATAG
- a CDS encoding proline dehydrogenase family protein, whose translation MIENLESAIYRRGKKIFDTIRDQTPSLFDTSTWNGKLMDWSMQNESFKVQLLRFVDVFPSLKNSKQLVRHIQEYFDIEDSTIPKPVKWGSRISNFGGAIGGKIISIAMENQMKSMSRQFIIGETIEPSIRRLSSLRDHGYTFIVDVLGEATVNEQEAETYMQTYLALLTNLHKQENKWLSLPSGSSPASLDYGYSPKVHIAVKATALYSQCHAIDFENSVQAILKRMECIFEQAIKTNAFMCLDMESYEYKDVTLEVFRRLRTHPQFRDYPHLGLALQAYLKDTEEDVNLLMEWARSENVAFSIRLVKGAYWDFETVYAQQQGWQSPVFRHKAETDYAFEKIAQIILMNHKHVRLDCGSHNIRSIAAVLEMAKHLGVPASRYEFQVLYGMAEPVRKAILDEAGQVRLYCPFGEVIPGMAYLVRRLLENTSNESFLRNSFSKQLDTKQLLASPKTNIPTNPGPTTEARSSSFRNEPLADFIFLKTRHKFTQAIQDVRNKLGLHCPLIIGGKEIKTRRVITILNPNNTEEAIGSSSTATSNLTDKAISTAKNYFPTWSRRSPLQRIKILRRAAELMRQDVYKLAAWEVLEVGKQWSQAYADITEAIDFLEYYSNEMLRLAKVQEHNLVPGETNDYQYYPLGVCAVIAPWNFPIAISCGMTAAALATGNTVVFKPSERSPITAYLLVKYLYAAGIPKEALHFVPGYGHEIGDYLVEHTDIHLIAFTGSLQTGLRIQQKASVIQPNQEHLKRVLCEMGGKNAIIVDDDADLDQAIPAILDSAFAFQGQKCSACSRLIVLETIYEALIERLAKAARDLAIGPAEYPSYTLGAVIDAQAQKTILDFQKLAQKEGHLIYKSKTPTRFQGYFVPIMIVDQISPENRIAQEEVFGPLLAVMKANDFDQAIEYANSTRFALTAGIFSRSPHRLERARHELQAGNLYLNRGCTGALVGRQAFGGFKMSGGGTKAGGPDYLLHFMQPKTITENTMRRGFTPES comes from the coding sequence ATGATAGAGAATCTTGAAAGCGCTATCTACAGACGTGGCAAAAAGATTTTTGACACTATACGTGATCAAACTCCCTCCCTATTCGATACTTCTACTTGGAACGGTAAACTCATGGATTGGTCCATGCAAAACGAGTCTTTTAAAGTGCAGCTACTTCGTTTTGTCGACGTCTTTCCGAGCCTAAAAAATTCTAAGCAGCTAGTCCGCCACATTCAGGAATACTTCGATATCGAGGATTCTACAATTCCAAAACCTGTGAAATGGGGTTCCCGAATATCCAACTTTGGAGGTGCTATCGGAGGTAAAATCATAAGCATAGCAATGGAAAACCAAATGAAAAGTATGTCGCGGCAGTTTATCATTGGCGAGACAATTGAACCCTCTATCAGACGCTTGAGTAGTTTACGTGACCACGGGTATACGTTTATTGTAGATGTCCTTGGCGAGGCCACAGTTAATGAGCAAGAGGCTGAGACTTATATGCAGACCTACCTAGCTCTTTTAACCAATCTACACAAGCAAGAGAATAAATGGCTGTCCTTGCCTAGCGGTTCATCACCAGCCTCTCTTGACTACGGATATAGCCCCAAAGTTCATATCGCAGTTAAAGCAACCGCCCTTTATTCACAATGTCATGCCATAGATTTCGAAAACTCGGTTCAAGCCATTCTTAAACGAATGGAGTGCATTTTTGAACAAGCGATCAAGACCAATGCCTTTATGTGTTTGGATATGGAGTCCTACGAATACAAAGATGTTACTCTAGAAGTCTTTCGAAGACTACGCACTCACCCTCAATTCCGTGATTACCCTCACTTAGGTCTAGCCTTACAAGCTTACCTCAAAGATACCGAAGAGGATGTAAATTTGCTCATGGAATGGGCTAGATCAGAAAACGTTGCTTTTTCCATTCGCCTAGTAAAGGGAGCCTACTGGGATTTTGAAACCGTGTATGCACAACAACAGGGTTGGCAGTCCCCAGTATTCCGGCATAAAGCAGAGACAGACTATGCTTTCGAGAAAATAGCTCAGATCATTCTCATGAATCATAAGCATGTCCGCCTCGACTGTGGCTCACACAATATCAGAAGCATTGCAGCAGTCCTTGAAATGGCCAAGCATCTAGGAGTGCCAGCCAGTCGCTATGAATTTCAAGTGCTCTATGGCATGGCTGAACCAGTTCGCAAGGCTATATTGGATGAGGCGGGCCAAGTCCGACTCTATTGCCCATTTGGAGAGGTCATACCAGGAATGGCATATCTTGTGCGGCGCCTCCTGGAAAATACATCTAACGAATCCTTTTTACGTAACAGCTTCTCTAAGCAACTCGACACAAAACAATTACTAGCCAGTCCTAAGACCAACATACCAACAAACCCTGGACCAACTACAGAAGCAAGGAGCTCAAGCTTCCGTAATGAACCTCTTGCTGATTTCATTTTTCTCAAGACACGTCATAAGTTTACTCAAGCCATACAGGACGTTCGTAATAAGCTAGGTCTACATTGTCCTCTCATCATTGGTGGCAAAGAGATTAAAACCCGAAGGGTTATTACGATCCTAAATCCTAATAACACTGAGGAAGCCATCGGTAGCTCTAGCACAGCCACATCTAACCTCACTGATAAGGCCATTTCAACAGCTAAAAATTACTTTCCCACTTGGTCGAGAAGATCTCCTCTACAGAGAATAAAAATCTTGCGTAGAGCAGCTGAGCTCATGCGCCAGGATGTTTACAAGCTAGCAGCTTGGGAAGTCCTCGAGGTAGGAAAACAGTGGTCACAAGCTTATGCTGATATCACGGAAGCCATTGACTTTCTTGAATACTATAGCAACGAGATGCTTCGTCTTGCTAAAGTGCAAGAACACAATCTAGTTCCTGGCGAAACAAATGATTACCAATACTACCCTCTAGGAGTTTGTGCTGTCATTGCTCCATGGAATTTCCCCATAGCCATTTCTTGTGGCATGACCGCAGCAGCCTTAGCAACTGGCAATACAGTTGTCTTCAAACCTTCAGAAAGAAGCCCCATCACTGCATACCTTTTAGTAAAATACCTCTATGCTGCTGGTATACCTAAAGAAGCTTTACATTTCGTTCCAGGCTACGGCCATGAAATAGGAGACTATCTAGTAGAACACACCGACATCCATCTCATTGCTTTTACAGGCTCTCTCCAAACCGGGTTGCGCATTCAACAAAAAGCCTCCGTTATACAACCGAACCAAGAGCACCTCAAAAGAGTCCTCTGTGAAATGGGAGGTAAAAATGCAATCATTGTAGATGACGATGCAGATCTAGACCAAGCCATTCCAGCGATCCTAGACTCTGCCTTTGCCTTCCAAGGTCAAAAATGCTCTGCATGCTCACGCCTCATAGTTTTAGAAACTATCTATGAAGCGCTAATTGAGAGGCTTGCTAAAGCTGCAAGAGATTTGGCCATAGGCCCCGCTGAATACCCGTCTTATACATTAGGGGCTGTCATTGATGCTCAGGCTCAAAAGACAATTCTAGATTTTCAGAAACTCGCTCAAAAGGAAGGCCACCTCATTTACAAAAGTAAGACCCCAACTCGTTTCCAAGGCTATTTTGTTCCGATCATGATTGTAGATCAAATCTCACCTGAAAATCGCATCGCACAAGAAGAAGTTTTTGGACCATTACTGGCCGTAATGAAAGCTAATGACTTTGATCAAGCAATCGAGTATGCCAATTCAACACGTTTTGCTTTGACTGCTGGTATATTCAGCAGAAGCCCACATCGCCTTGAGCGAGCACGACATGAACTTCAAGCTGGTAATTTATATCTTAATCGAGGATGTACCGGAGCTCTAGTGGGAAGGCAAGCTTTTGGCGGATTTAAAATGTCTGGAGGTGGAACAAAAGCTGGAGGGCCTGACTATCTTTTGCATTTTATGCAACCTAAAACTATTACCGAGAATACTATGCGAAGGGGATTCACTCCAGAATCTTAA
- a CDS encoding GldG family protein, which translates to MAKKNQKFYSKLNYGIVMVAVLFIFLSVNSLSIKRYYRMHMGLNNTAEVSEITQKLLKNLPGQVQITFYIAFEADPVAQIVRPGLERLVEEYRYLAGDSIKLTWIDPYVNQQKALQLVDEFSLDTNEDVIIVQYDGKYRVLRIMDMAEVQMGNVYDGQIPRLLSFKGEQLLSSAIYGLISGPERQAYFTTGHGEYDPLSTSEDPRGYSMLTSYIRRQNVEIQKIALSQVHEIPENADLLVIAGPKAPFQPFEIDSIKAYLNRGGDKPGRLILLLDPQSHSGMEELLTAYGVKFSNDMVMREITLLGEPRILVDGRVSEYADHPATSWIGDYVENISLGISQSLEVGQGLVRENLTVTELLKTSAAFWGETNPREEPLGYQEERDKKGPLTLAVLVDAGSVSGGEVQLNEMKALAMGSAGFLVNQNLSKNIYNVDLFLNAMNWMLGKEELLGIAPKTPEEFTVELTPTQYSMLFVALAIVVLGSGGIGMLIWLRR; encoded by the coding sequence ATGGCTAAGAAAAATCAAAAATTTTACTCGAAATTGAATTACGGCATCGTGATGGTGGCGGTCCTTTTTATTTTTCTTTCTGTCAACTCTCTGAGCATAAAAAGATATTACCGTATGCATATGGGGTTGAATAACACTGCTGAGGTTTCAGAAATTACCCAGAAGCTATTAAAAAATCTTCCAGGTCAAGTGCAGATTACTTTTTACATAGCATTTGAGGCTGATCCAGTGGCTCAGATTGTGCGGCCTGGACTAGAGCGTTTAGTTGAAGAATATCGTTATCTTGCAGGTGATAGTATAAAGCTAACTTGGATAGATCCGTATGTGAATCAACAGAAAGCATTGCAATTGGTTGACGAGTTTAGTCTCGATACGAATGAAGATGTAATCATCGTGCAATATGATGGAAAATATAGAGTATTAAGAATCATGGATATGGCAGAAGTACAAATGGGTAATGTCTATGATGGACAAATTCCTAGGCTGTTATCTTTCAAAGGCGAGCAGCTATTGTCCTCGGCTATATATGGGCTCATTTCAGGCCCAGAACGTCAGGCCTATTTCACTACGGGGCATGGTGAATATGATCCACTTAGCACAAGCGAAGATCCTCGTGGTTATTCTATGCTTACTTCTTATATTAGAAGGCAGAATGTGGAAATTCAAAAAATTGCTTTATCTCAGGTGCATGAAATTCCAGAGAATGCAGATTTGTTAGTGATAGCGGGTCCTAAAGCGCCATTTCAGCCCTTTGAAATCGATAGTATAAAGGCTTATCTAAATCGTGGGGGAGATAAACCTGGTAGGCTTATTTTGTTGTTAGACCCACAAAGTCACTCAGGTATGGAAGAGTTACTCACGGCCTACGGAGTCAAATTCAGTAACGATATGGTTATGAGAGAAATCACTTTGTTAGGAGAGCCTCGTATTTTGGTTGATGGAAGAGTTTCTGAATATGCTGACCATCCTGCAACCTCTTGGATAGGCGACTATGTAGAAAATATTTCCTTAGGTATTTCCCAGTCTTTGGAAGTTGGACAAGGCCTGGTACGAGAAAATCTAACTGTAACAGAATTATTGAAGACATCTGCTGCTTTTTGGGGAGAAACAAATCCTAGGGAAGAGCCCTTAGGCTACCAAGAAGAGCGAGATAAGAAGGGGCCCTTAACGCTAGCGGTGCTCGTGGATGCCGGGAGTGTTTCAGGTGGTGAGGTGCAACTTAATGAAATGAAAGCTTTGGCTATGGGCAGTGCTGGTTTTTTAGTGAATCAGAATTTATCAAAAAATATTTATAACGTGGATTTATTTCTAAATGCGATGAATTGGATGCTAGGAAAAGAGGAGTTACTAGGGATAGCACCTAAAACTCCAGAAGAGTTTACAGTCGAATTGACACCAACCCAGTATTCTATGCTATTTGTTGCACTAGCAATCGTGGTGCTGGGATCGGGTGGTATAGGAATGCTTATCTGGCTGCGGCGTTGA